A single genomic interval of Sebastes umbrosus isolate fSebUmb1 chromosome 9, fSebUmb1.pri, whole genome shotgun sequence harbors:
- the zic3 gene encoding zinc finger protein ZIC 3: protein MTMLLDSGPQFASLGVGGFGAPRHHDIGNRDPGLGLNPFTDSPHSAAFKISPVAHDIASSQTSAFTPQASGYAAALGHTHGGQVGSYGGGAFNSTRDFLFRNRGVGVGESAPPSAQHGIFASSAGSLHGPPGITDNPGHLLFPGLHDQGVSHTSPSGHSQMHLGLRGDIFGRPDPYRPVASPRTDPYGAQLHNYTHPINMNMHGMNVPTHHGPGAFFRYMRQPIKQELSCKWIDENQMNRPKKTCDRTFSTMHEMVTHVSMEHVGGPEQSNHICFWEDCPREGKSFKAKYKLVNHIRVHTGEKPFPCPFPGCGKIFARSENLKIHKRTHTGEKPFKCEFDGCDRRFANSSDRKKHMHVHTSDKPYICKVCDKSYTHPSSLRKHMKVHESQGSESSPAASSGYESSTPPVLVSANTEDPTKTPPLAVQNTSGHSEGLAPNFNEWYV, encoded by the exons ATGACTATGCTGCTTGATAGCGGTCCGCAGTTTGCATCGTTAGGAGTGGGGGGCTTCGGGGCACCGCGACACCACGACATCGGGAACAGAGACCCGGGTCTGGGGCTCAATCCCTTCACCGATTCCCCCCACTCCGCAGCGTTCAAAATCAGCCCCGTGGCGCACGACATCGCCTCCAGCCAGACGTCAGCTTTCACCCCGCAAGCCAGTGGATATGCGGCCGCATTGGGACACACTCACGGCGGGCAGGTGGGCTCGTACGGCGGCGGAGCGTTCAACTCGACGCGGGACTTTCTCTTCCGGAACCGGGGTGTCGGAGTCGGAGAGTCCGCACCACCGAGCGCACAGCATGGGATCTTTGCATCTTCTGCGGGGAGCCTCCACGGGCCACCGGGGATCACCGATAACCCGGGACATCTGTTGTTTCCAGGACTTCACGACCAGGGGGTGAGCCACACTTCACCGAGCGGACACAGCCAAATGCATCTCGGCTTACGCGGGGACATTTTCGGACGACCAGATCCGTACCGTCCGGTCGCGAGCCCTCGCACGGACCCCTACGGTGCTCAGCTGCACAACTACACTCATCCCATCAACATGAACATGCACGGGATGAATGTGCCCACGCATCACGGTCCGGGGGCCTTCTTCAGATACATGAGGCAACCCATCAAACAAGAGTTATCCTGCAAGTGGATAGACGAGAACCAGATGAACAGACCCAAAAAGACCTGCGACAGGACTTTCAGCACCATGCACGAGATGGTCACGCACGTGTCCATGGAGCACGTCGGTGGGCCCGAGCAGAGCAACCACATCTGCTTCTGGGAGGACTGCCCCAGAGAGGGGAAATCTTTTAAAGCCAAGTACAAACTCGTCAACCACATCCGTGTGCACACAGGCGAGAAACCCTTCCCGTGCCCGTTCCCCGGATGTGGGAAAATATTCGCCAGATCGGAAAATTTGAAAATCCACAAAAGAACACATACAG GTGAGAAGCCGTTTAAGTGTGAATTTGATGGCTGTGACAGACGCTTCGCCAACAGCAGCGACAGGAAAAagcacatgcatgtgcacacatcAGACAAGCCATACATCTGCAAAGTGTGCGACAAGTCATACACACACCCCAGCTCTCTCAGGAAACACATGAAG gTACACGAGTCTCAAGGATCTGAATCGTCTCCAGCAGCCAGCTCTGGATACGAGTCGTCCACACCGCCAGTGTTGGTCTCAGCAAACACCGAAGACCCGACAAAAACACCGCCGTTAGCCGTTCAAAACACGTCTGGCCACAGCGAAGGACTGGCACCCAACTTTAATGAATGGTACGTTTGA